A genomic window from Serratia liquefaciens includes:
- the yjfF gene encoding galactofuranose ABC transporter, permease protein YjfF produces MIKRNLPLLITLLVFLLGYAFCLTQFPGFASTRVWCDLLTDNAFLGIVAVGMTFVILSGGIDLSVGSVIAFTGVLLAKLIGTYGIAPGYAFIIALLLGASFGALMGWIIDVLKLPAFIITLAGMFFVRGMSFIVSEESIPIDHPLYVTLANYAWKLPGGGRFTLLALVMLLVVAVGMVLAHRTRFGHNVYAIGGNRISAALMGVPVQRITVLIYMLSSTLAALSGIIFSLYTSAGYALAASGVELDAIAAVVIGGTLLTGGVGTVLGTLFGVLIQGLIQSYITFDGTLSSWWTKIVIGILLFCFIGLQKAISAFWLSRRTQSRAPRLKPL; encoded by the coding sequence ATGATCAAACGTAATCTTCCGCTGCTGATTACCCTCCTGGTGTTCCTTCTGGGCTACGCTTTTTGTCTCACGCAGTTTCCCGGCTTTGCCTCAACGCGGGTGTGGTGCGATTTGCTGACCGACAACGCCTTTCTGGGCATCGTCGCGGTCGGCATGACGTTTGTGATCCTTTCCGGCGGTATCGATCTGTCTGTCGGCTCGGTGATCGCCTTCACCGGGGTGCTGCTGGCCAAGTTGATCGGGACTTACGGCATTGCACCGGGTTATGCGTTCATCATCGCGCTGTTGCTGGGGGCGTCGTTTGGCGCGCTGATGGGCTGGATCATTGATGTACTGAAGCTACCGGCGTTTATTATCACGCTGGCCGGAATGTTCTTCGTGCGGGGCATGAGTTTTATTGTTTCGGAGGAATCGATTCCCATCGATCATCCGCTGTATGTGACGCTGGCAAACTATGCCTGGAAACTGCCGGGCGGTGGGCGTTTTACATTGTTGGCGCTGGTGATGCTATTGGTTGTGGCGGTCGGCATGGTGCTGGCACACCGTACGCGCTTTGGGCATAACGTCTACGCAATCGGCGGTAATCGGATCTCTGCCGCACTGATGGGCGTACCGGTACAACGCATCACCGTACTGATTTATATGCTCTCAAGCACGCTGGCTGCACTGTCTGGGATCATTTTCTCGCTATATACCTCGGCAGGTTATGCGTTGGCGGCCAGCGGCGTGGAGTTGGATGCCATTGCTGCCGTCGTGATTGGCGGCACCTTGTTGACCGGTGGTGTAGGCACCGTTTTGGGCACGCTGTTTGGCGTGCTGATCCAGGGATTGATTCAGAGCTACATCACCTTCGACGGCACGCTCAGTTCGTGGTGGACAAAAATCGTTATCGGTATTCTGCTGTTCTGCTTTATCGGCCTTCAGAAGGCGATAAGCGCGTTTTGGCTCAGCAGGCGAACCCAATCTCGGGCTCCTCGGTTGAAGCCGTTGTAG
- the ytfT gene encoding galactofuranose ABC transporter, ATP-binding protein YtfT, giving the protein MTSGPRKVRWVIPAGATQLGALAVILLIDSLVAPNFFSLHIQDGRLFGSVIDIVNRGAPVALLALGMTLVIATGGIDLSVGAVMAIAGATAATLTSAGYPLSYVLAAALAVGALCGLWNGFLVAVLQIQPIVATLMLMVAGRGIAQLITEGQIVTFEREGLAWLGSGALMYLPMPAIIAAVMLLLIWLLTRKTALGLFIEAVGINLRSARNAGVSTGWVVMAVYVICGLCAAVAGVIVTADIRGADANNAGLWLELDAILAVVIGGGSLLGGRFNLLLSVVGALIIQGMNTGILLSGYRPEFNLVLKAIVVLAVLMVQSPSFTLRHLLGRRKP; this is encoded by the coding sequence ATGACCAGTGGGCCGCGTAAAGTCAGGTGGGTTATCCCTGCCGGAGCAACGCAACTGGGGGCGCTGGCGGTGATTTTGCTGATCGACAGCCTGGTCGCCCCGAATTTCTTTTCCCTGCATATTCAGGACGGTCGACTGTTTGGCAGCGTAATCGACATTGTTAATCGCGGCGCACCGGTCGCGTTATTGGCATTGGGCATGACGTTGGTGATCGCCACCGGTGGTATCGACCTTTCCGTGGGGGCGGTGATGGCGATAGCCGGTGCCACGGCGGCAACGCTGACCAGCGCCGGTTATCCGCTGAGCTATGTACTGGCAGCCGCCCTGGCGGTTGGCGCACTGTGCGGCCTGTGGAACGGGTTTTTGGTGGCGGTGCTGCAGATACAGCCGATTGTTGCCACGCTGATGCTGATGGTGGCCGGGCGCGGCATTGCCCAACTGATTACCGAAGGGCAAATTGTCACCTTTGAGCGAGAGGGGTTGGCGTGGCTCGGCAGCGGTGCGCTGATGTATTTGCCGATGCCGGCGATCATTGCTGCGGTCATGCTGCTGTTGATCTGGCTGTTAACGCGTAAAACGGCATTGGGACTGTTTATCGAAGCTGTTGGCATCAATCTGCGCTCCGCGCGTAATGCCGGCGTCAGCACCGGCTGGGTGGTGATGGCGGTGTATGTGATCTGCGGGCTGTGCGCTGCCGTTGCTGGCGTTATCGTCACGGCGGATATCCGTGGCGCTGACGCCAACAATGCCGGGTTGTGGTTGGAATTGGATGCGATCCTGGCGGTTGTGATTGGCGGCGGTTCACTGTTGGGCGGCCGTTTTAACCTGCTGTTGTCGGTGGTGGGGGCATTAATTATTCAGGGGATGAATACTGGCATTCTGCTGTCCGGCTATCGGCCTGAGTTTAACCTGGTGTTGAAGGCAATTGTGGTGTTGGCGGTATTGATGGTGCAATCGCCAAGCTTCACGCTGCGCCACCTGCTTGGGAGAAGAAAACCATGA
- a CDS encoding YifB family Mg chelatase-like AAA ATPase encodes MSLAVIYTRATLGVQAPSVTVEVHISNGLPGLTMVGLPETTVKEARDRVRSALINNGFTFPARRITVNLAPADLPKEGGRYDLPIALAILAASEQLPADKLARYEFLGELALSGTLRGVSGAIPAALAAMESGRQLVLAAANGPEVGLITQSKTLVADHLLEVCAFVLGKEDLPVAHAPPAMNNSPEPADLQDILGQEQAKRALEIAAAGGHNLLLVGPPGTGKTMLASRLNGLLPPLTDREALESIAVASLLHHAAQALPWRQRPFRAPHHSASMAALVGGGSLPRPGEISMAHNGVLFLDELPEFERRVLDALREPLESGEIVVSRASAKVCFPARVQLIAAMNPSPTGHYQGMHNRASPQQVLRYLGRLSGPFLDRFDLSIEVPLLPPGLLSKKRIAGENSTQVRGRVLLARERQLSRAGKINALLNNHEVERDCRLNAADADFLETTLNRLGLSVRAWQRILKVARTLADLAGDRDIDKRHLSEALGYRSMDRLLLQLHRSLE; translated from the coding sequence ATGTCACTGGCAGTGATCTATACCCGGGCCACGCTGGGCGTTCAGGCCCCTTCGGTTACGGTGGAAGTGCATATCAGTAATGGATTGCCCGGCCTGACAATGGTCGGCCTGCCGGAAACCACGGTAAAAGAGGCGCGCGATCGGGTGCGCAGCGCCTTGATCAATAACGGTTTCACTTTTCCCGCACGGCGTATTACCGTCAATCTGGCACCGGCCGATCTGCCCAAGGAAGGCGGTCGCTATGATCTCCCTATTGCGCTGGCTATCCTGGCGGCTTCCGAACAGCTGCCGGCCGATAAGTTGGCTCGCTATGAGTTTCTTGGCGAACTGGCATTATCTGGCACCCTACGTGGCGTCAGCGGAGCCATCCCCGCCGCGCTGGCCGCTATGGAGTCAGGACGGCAATTGGTTTTGGCGGCCGCCAATGGGCCGGAGGTGGGGCTAATTACGCAGAGCAAAACCCTGGTGGCGGACCACCTGTTGGAGGTGTGCGCCTTTGTGTTGGGTAAAGAAGATTTACCGGTAGCCCATGCGCCGCCGGCAATGAACAACTCGCCAGAACCGGCCGATCTGCAGGATATTCTGGGCCAGGAACAGGCAAAGCGAGCGCTGGAAATCGCTGCGGCCGGCGGCCACAACCTGCTGCTGGTTGGCCCGCCAGGCACCGGGAAAACCATGTTGGCCAGCCGCCTGAATGGTCTTCTCCCGCCGCTGACCGATCGGGAAGCACTGGAAAGCATCGCGGTAGCCAGCCTGCTGCATCATGCTGCGCAAGCGCTACCGTGGCGACAACGGCCGTTTCGCGCACCGCACCATAGCGCCTCGATGGCTGCCCTGGTCGGCGGTGGTTCGCTGCCGAGGCCGGGTGAAATTTCCATGGCACACAACGGTGTCCTGTTTCTGGATGAACTGCCCGAATTCGAAAGACGGGTACTGGATGCGCTGCGCGAACCGCTGGAGTCCGGCGAGATCGTGGTTTCACGCGCCAGCGCCAAAGTCTGCTTTCCGGCACGGGTACAGCTGATCGCCGCCATGAACCCCAGCCCTACCGGGCATTATCAGGGCATGCATAACCGCGCATCGCCACAGCAGGTCCTTCGCTATCTTGGGCGGCTTTCAGGGCCCTTTCTCGATCGCTTCGATCTCTCGATTGAAGTGCCACTGTTACCGCCAGGCTTGCTTAGCAAAAAGCGCATTGCCGGTGAAAACAGCACTCAGGTAAGGGGGCGAGTGCTGTTGGCGCGCGAAAGGCAGCTCAGCCGAGCGGGAAAGATTAATGCCCTGTTGAATAATCATGAGGTCGAACGGGATTGTCGACTTAACGCTGCGGACGCGGATTTTCTTGAAACGACGTTAAACAGGTTGGGATTATCGGTTCGCGCCTGGCAGCGGATCCTGAAAGTGGCCCGCACGCTGGCGGATTTGGCGGGAGATCGGGATATTGATAAGCGCCACTTGAGTGAAGCGCTTGGCTACCGCAGTATGGATCGCCTGCTGCTGCAGCTGCATCGCAGCCTGGAATAA
- a CDS encoding DUF413 domain-containing protein — protein sequence MADSFTTTNRFFDNKHYPRGFSRHGDFTIKEAQLLERFGYAFNELDMGKRQPATEEEQLFVAVCHGEREPVTEQEKVWAKYLARTRRPKKFHTLSGGKPQADTVEDYTDSED from the coding sequence ATGGCGGATAGCTTCACCACGACCAATCGTTTTTTTGATAATAAACATTACCCTCGCGGGTTCTCCCGTCACGGCGATTTCACCATTAAAGAAGCGCAATTGCTAGAGCGTTTCGGGTATGCGTTCAACGAGCTGGATATGGGTAAACGCCAGCCGGCCACTGAAGAAGAACAGTTGTTCGTCGCAGTGTGCCACGGTGAGCGCGAACCGGTTACCGAGCAGGAAAAAGTATGGGCTAAATATCTGGCGCGCACACGTCGCCCGAAAAAATTCCATACCCTGTCCGGCGGTAAGCCGCAGGCTGATACGGTGGAAGATTACACCGACAGCGAGGATTGA
- the hdfR gene encoding HTH-type transcriptional regulator HdfR yields the protein MDTELLKTFLEVSRTRHFGRAAESLYLTQSAVSFRIRQLENQLGANLFTRHRNNIRLTPAGERLLPYAESLMMTWQLAKKEVVRSLQHTELSIGATASLWEAYLTPWLQSLYQQREALQLEARVALRHSLVKQLHERQLDLLITTEPPKMDELASQLLGNFSLRLFSSTLRDQHAPMPYIKLEWGADFHQQESRMLESDTLPVLTTTSAHLTRQLLETTGGCAFLPSQWEKDYPQLTAIAEIPAIIRPLYAVWLQNSDQQPLIRQLLKIPLKTSA from the coding sequence GTGGATACCGAATTACTGAAAACCTTTTTGGAGGTCAGTAGAACGCGTCACTTTGGCCGAGCCGCAGAATCCTTGTACTTAACGCAGTCTGCCGTCAGTTTCCGCATCCGCCAGTTAGAAAACCAATTGGGCGCGAATCTGTTCACCCGCCACCGCAACAATATCCGCCTGACGCCCGCTGGGGAGCGGCTTTTGCCCTATGCGGAGAGCCTGATGATGACCTGGCAATTGGCGAAAAAAGAGGTGGTGCGTTCACTGCAACATACCGAGTTATCCATCGGTGCCACGGCGTCATTGTGGGAGGCTTATTTGACCCCCTGGCTGCAGTCGCTCTATCAGCAACGTGAGGCATTGCAGCTGGAAGCCAGGGTGGCGCTACGGCACTCTTTGGTAAAACAGCTGCATGAAAGACAGCTCGATTTGCTCATCACCACCGAGCCGCCAAAGATGGATGAACTGGCCAGCCAGCTGTTGGGCAATTTCTCGTTGCGGCTGTTCTCTTCCACCCTGCGCGATCAACATGCGCCGATGCCCTATATCAAACTGGAGTGGGGGGCGGATTTCCATCAGCAGGAAAGCCGCATGCTGGAGAGCGACACTCTGCCGGTGCTCACCACCACCTCTGCGCACCTGACCCGGCAACTGCTGGAAACCACCGGTGGCTGCGCCTTCCTGCCCAGTCAGTGGGAGAAGGATTACCCGCAGTTGACCGCCATCGCCGAGATCCCGGCCATTATCCGCCCGCTGTACGCCGTCTGGTTGCAAAATAGTGACCAGCAGCCGCTGATCCGCCAACTGCTGAAAATACCTTTGAAAACCTCAGCATGA
- the ilvG gene encoding acetolactate synthase 2 catalytic subunit, with product MNGAQWVVQALRAQGVDKVFGYPGGAIMPVYDALYDGGVEHLLCRHEQGAAMAAIGYARATGKVGVCIATSGPGATNLITGLADALLDSVPLVAITGQVGSALIGTDAFQEIDVLGLSLACTKHSFLVESLDALPGIMAEAFAIACSGRPGPVLIDIPKDIQLAHGELHPHLVPVVEELHYPAAEVAQAAELLAQAHKPMLYIGGGVGMAQAVPALREFIAVTQMPNVVTLKGLGAADAAHPYYLGMLGMHGTKGGNLAVQECDLLIAVGARFDDRVTGKLNAFAPHAKVIHMDIDPAEMSKLRQAHVALEGDLKALLPALQQPLKIAAWQQRVAELKETHTWRYDHPGQPIYAPLLLKQLSERKPANSVVTTDVGQHQMWSAQHMTFERPENFITSSGLGTMGFGVPAAVGAQMARPEDTVICVSGDGSFMMNVQELGTIKRKQLPLKIVLLDNQRLGMVRQWQQLFFDGRYSETNLSDNPDFLMLANAFGIPGQRITRKDQVADALDALFNSEGPYLLHVSIDELENVWPLVPPGAGNETMLEKIS from the coding sequence ATGAACGGGGCTCAGTGGGTAGTACAAGCATTGCGTGCGCAGGGAGTTGATAAGGTATTCGGCTATCCAGGTGGCGCAATCATGCCAGTCTACGATGCATTGTATGACGGTGGGGTGGAACACCTACTGTGCCGCCACGAACAAGGCGCCGCAATGGCTGCCATTGGTTATGCCCGCGCAACCGGCAAAGTCGGCGTTTGTATCGCCACCTCTGGCCCCGGAGCCACCAATTTGATCACCGGCCTGGCCGATGCGCTGCTGGATTCGGTTCCGTTAGTGGCCATCACCGGCCAGGTGGGTTCCGCGCTGATTGGCACCGATGCCTTTCAGGAGATCGATGTTCTCGGCCTGTCTCTGGCCTGCACCAAACACAGCTTCCTGGTGGAATCACTGGACGCGCTGCCGGGCATCATGGCGGAAGCCTTTGCCATCGCCTGTAGCGGCCGCCCTGGTCCGGTGCTGATCGACATCCCGAAAGACATCCAACTGGCCCACGGCGAGCTGCATCCGCACCTGGTGCCGGTCGTCGAAGAATTACACTACCCGGCAGCAGAGGTAGCGCAGGCCGCTGAGTTGCTGGCACAGGCGCACAAACCGATGTTGTACATCGGCGGCGGCGTAGGCATGGCACAGGCGGTACCAGCGCTGCGTGAGTTTATCGCGGTGACTCAAATGCCCAACGTTGTCACGCTAAAAGGGTTGGGTGCGGCGGATGCTGCTCACCCGTATTACCTCGGTATGTTGGGCATGCACGGCACCAAGGGTGGCAACCTGGCGGTGCAGGAGTGCGATCTGCTGATCGCTGTCGGCGCGCGTTTCGACGACCGCGTGACCGGGAAACTGAATGCTTTCGCGCCGCATGCCAAGGTGATCCACATGGATATCGATCCGGCGGAAATGAGCAAATTGCGCCAGGCGCACGTTGCGCTGGAGGGCGATTTGAAGGCCTTGCTGCCGGCGTTGCAGCAGCCGCTGAAGATTGCCGCCTGGCAGCAGCGGGTGGCTGAGCTGAAGGAAACCCACACCTGGCGTTATGATCATCCGGGCCAGCCGATCTACGCGCCGCTGTTGTTGAAACAGCTGTCCGAGCGCAAGCCGGCCAACAGCGTGGTGACCACCGACGTGGGCCAGCACCAGATGTGGAGTGCGCAGCACATGACCTTCGAGCGCCCGGAGAATTTCATCACCTCCAGCGGTTTGGGCACGATGGGGTTCGGCGTGCCGGCCGCGGTTGGCGCCCAGATGGCGCGCCCTGAGGATACGGTGATCTGCGTATCGGGCGACGGTTCCTTCATGATGAACGTACAGGAACTGGGCACCATAAAACGCAAACAGCTGCCGCTGAAAATCGTATTACTGGATAACCAGCGTTTAGGCATGGTTCGCCAGTGGCAACAGCTGTTTTTTGACGGGCGTTACAGCGAAACCAACCTCTCCGATAACCCCGATTTCCTGATGTTGGCCAACGCCTTTGGCATTCCCGGCCAGCGTATCACCCGTAAAGACCAGGTAGCAGACGCGCTCGACGCCTTATTCAACAGCGAAGGGCCATACCTGCTGCACGTGTCGATCGATGAACTCGAAAACGTCTGGCCGCTGGTGCCGCCGGGTGCCGGTAACGAAACCATGTTGGAGAAAATCTCATGA
- a CDS encoding MFS transporter, producing the protein MFGWTPLQRNAAIASFSSWTLDAFDFFVLVFLLSDIAQSFHVGMEEVTLAILLTLAVRPIGALIFGRAAEKYGRKPILMLNIVFFSVFELLSAAAPSLTVFLLLRVLYGVAMGGIWGVASSLAMETIPDRSRGLMSGIFQAGYPFGYLLAAVVYGLLFEIIGWRGMFVIGAAPILLLPFIYYCVQESPVWLAARERKESSALLPVLKSHWKLCGYLVLLMAAFNFFSHGTQDMYPVFLKVQHGFDPKTVSIIAISYNIASIIGGVFFGALSEKIGRKKAIIIAALLALPVIPLWAFSSGSLMLGIGAFLMQFMVQGAWGVVPTYLTELVPANTRAVLPGFVYQLGNLIASVNATLQATIAEHNGHNYGLAMAIIAGTVAIVIALLVFFGKDTRGKAISGAVKSSGVQANV; encoded by the coding sequence ATGTTTGGTTGGACACCGCTGCAACGCAATGCAGCCATCGCCAGCTTTTCAAGCTGGACGCTTGATGCTTTCGATTTCTTCGTGCTGGTCTTTCTGCTCAGCGATATCGCGCAATCTTTCCATGTCGGCATGGAGGAGGTCACGCTGGCGATCCTGCTGACGCTGGCGGTACGCCCGATCGGCGCGCTGATCTTTGGCCGTGCGGCGGAAAAATATGGCCGCAAACCGATTTTGATGCTGAATATCGTGTTCTTCTCGGTGTTTGAACTGCTGTCCGCGGCGGCACCCTCGTTGACGGTATTCCTGCTGCTGCGGGTGTTGTACGGCGTAGCGATGGGCGGGATCTGGGGCGTGGCCTCATCGCTGGCGATGGAAACCATCCCCGATCGTTCGCGTGGCCTGATGTCGGGGATTTTCCAGGCCGGCTACCCCTTTGGTTACCTGTTGGCGGCGGTAGTGTATGGCCTGCTGTTTGAAATTATCGGTTGGCGCGGCATGTTCGTGATCGGCGCGGCACCCATTTTATTGCTGCCGTTTATTTACTACTGCGTGCAGGAGTCGCCGGTGTGGCTGGCAGCCCGAGAACGCAAGGAAAGCAGCGCATTGCTGCCGGTGCTGAAGAGCCATTGGAAACTGTGCGGCTACCTGGTATTGCTGATGGCGGCGTTCAATTTCTTCTCGCACGGCACTCAGGATATGTATCCGGTGTTTTTGAAAGTTCAGCACGGTTTCGACCCTAAAACCGTCAGTATCATTGCCATTAGCTACAATATCGCATCAATTATCGGTGGCGTTTTCTTTGGAGCGCTGTCGGAAAAAATCGGCCGTAAGAAGGCGATCATCATTGCCGCCTTGCTGGCGTTGCCGGTGATCCCGCTGTGGGCGTTTTCCAGCGGCTCGCTGATGCTGGGGATTGGCGCATTCCTGATGCAGTTCATGGTACAGGGCGCCTGGGGCGTGGTGCCGACTTACCTTACCGAATTGGTGCCGGCCAATACCCGCGCGGTACTGCCGGGGTTTGTTTATCAATTGGGTAATCTGATTGCCTCGGTCAACGCCACGCTGCAGGCGACGATAGCGGAACATAACGGCCATAATTACGGGCTGGCAATGGCGATTATCGCCGGTACGGTAGCAATCGTGATTGCGTTGTTGGTGTTCTTTGGGAAGGACACGCGCGGTAAAGCGATCTCGGGTGCCGTGAAGTCTTCAGGCGTGCAGGCTAACGTTTGA
- the ilvL gene encoding ilv operon leader peptide, with amino-acid sequence MKAFAQVISLVVISVVVIIIPPCGAALGRRMA; translated from the coding sequence ATGAAAGCCTTTGCCCAAGTGATTAGCCTAGTCGTGATTAGCGTGGTGGTGATTATTATCCCACCGTGCGGGGCTGCACTTGGACGAAGAATGGCTTAG